Proteins co-encoded in one Coxiella burnetii genomic window:
- a CDS encoding epoxyqueuosine reductase QueH: protein MNKGCDLCMAGTIYQSASSSRLGRESAVFFTTPRTVLREKKGLIMINKNQTKLKLPNGADRLLLHSCCAPCAGAIMEKLAASGIHFTIFFYNPNIHPEKEYLIRKNENIRFAEKLGVPFVDADYDRDNWLARAKGMEYEPERGARCTMCFDMRFERTALYAYENGFPIISSTLGISRWKNMDQINECGVRAAHKYPNMFYWTLNWRKQGGSQRMIELSKEENFYQQEYCGCVYSLRDTNRWRLKNGRSRIEIGLKFYGKNEPSKISQ, encoded by the coding sequence TTGAACAAAGGATGCGACCTCTGCATGGCAGGCACGATATACCAGTCCGCGTCATCCTCCCGTCTTGGTCGTGAAAGTGCTGTATTCTTCACAACCCCGAGGACGGTTTTGCGGGAGAAAAAGGGGTTGATTATGATAAACAAAAATCAAACTAAATTGAAATTACCTAACGGGGCCGATCGGTTGTTGTTGCATTCTTGTTGTGCGCCTTGTGCGGGCGCTATTATGGAAAAATTGGCGGCGTCGGGAATTCATTTTACGATTTTCTTTTATAATCCTAATATTCATCCCGAAAAGGAATACCTGATTCGAAAGAACGAAAATATTCGTTTCGCCGAAAAGCTTGGCGTCCCTTTTGTCGATGCAGATTACGATCGCGATAATTGGTTGGCGCGAGCGAAAGGGATGGAATATGAGCCCGAGCGGGGGGCGCGTTGTACGATGTGTTTTGATATGCGTTTTGAGCGCACAGCGCTCTATGCCTATGAAAATGGTTTTCCCATTATTTCAAGTACTCTTGGAATTTCGCGTTGGAAGAACATGGATCAAATCAATGAATGCGGCGTTCGAGCAGCGCATAAATACCCTAATATGTTTTATTGGACGTTAAATTGGCGCAAGCAAGGCGGTTCGCAACGCATGATTGAATTATCCAAAGAAGAGAATTTTTATCAACAAGAATATTGTGGTTGCGTTTATTCCTTGCGCGACACCAACCGCTGGCGCCTTAAAAATGGACGTTCGCGTATTGAAATCGG